In one window of bacterium DNA:
- the phoU gene encoding phosphate signaling complex protein PhoU, with protein MERHFDESLQALKHQLIKMSAMSEVMIADAVKAVVDRNAALMAPVWQREEQVNHLQIEIDETCLTLIALHQPAAGDLRFIMGAAKTNAELERLADEAVNIVQKAEHLLKEPPLKPFRIIPEMALIAQGMVRDSLHAFVNRNVDLAREVLLRDDRLDDLKDTITLEMTEFMARDSSSVARALDLLLVSRYLERIGDHATNIAEVTIFVVEGRDVRHHADSKAHHV; from the coding sequence ATGGAACGGCATTTTGACGAAAGTTTACAGGCGTTGAAGCATCAGCTCATTAAAATGAGCGCGATGTCCGAGGTGATGATTGCCGATGCGGTCAAGGCGGTCGTTGACCGCAATGCCGCGTTGATGGCGCCGGTGTGGCAACGTGAGGAGCAGGTCAATCACCTGCAGATCGAGATCGACGAGACCTGCCTCACCCTGATCGCCTTGCATCAGCCGGCGGCGGGCGATCTCCGGTTCATCATGGGAGCGGCCAAGACCAATGCCGAACTGGAGCGCCTGGCCGATGAGGCCGTGAACATTGTCCAGAAGGCCGAGCATCTGCTCAAGGAACCGCCCTTGAAACCGTTCCGGATCATTCCCGAGATGGCCCTCATTGCCCAGGGGATGGTACGCGACAGCCTCCACGCCTTTGTGAACCGGAACGTCGACCTGGCCCGGGAGGTCCTGCTGCGGGATGACCGGCTGGATGATTTAAAAGACACGATTACCCTGGAAATGACGGAGTTCATGGCGCGGGACTCCTCGTCCGTGGCACGGGCCCTGGACCTGCTGTTAGTCTCCCGCTATCTGGAGCGGATTGGCGACCATGCCACCAACATCGCCGAGGTCACCATCTTCGTCGTCGAAGGCCGGGACGTCCGCCATCATGCCGACAGCAAAGCGCATCACGTCTGA
- a CDS encoding type II toxin-antitoxin system VapC family toxin, whose translation MKERSSNHPGCRVPEESRHPQQLRPATPATSSRRRSYDDADYADTSSTALYKAMGEGRLILCECVLAELRPALSEADLRSFLKEWRLEFIPSTLESALLAGKHFEYYLKRGGREGRVMPDFLIGAHAQIHADRLLARDRGYLRDYFKGLKVIMPA comes from the coding sequence GTGAAAGAAAGGTCGAGTAATCATCCCGGTTGCCGGGTTCCGGAGGAATCCCGGCACCCTCAACAACTTCGTCCCGCCACTCCAGCTACAAGTTCGCGCCGCCGCTCATATGATGATGCGGATTATGCCGACACGTCCAGTACGGCCCTATATAAAGCCATGGGTGAGGGGCGCCTGATCCTGTGTGAATGTGTGCTTGCCGAGCTAAGGCCCGCCTTGAGTGAAGCCGATTTACGGTCATTTCTGAAGGAGTGGCGATTGGAATTCATTCCCTCGACGCTTGAATCCGCGCTCTTGGCCGGGAAGCACTTCGAATACTATTTGAAACGGGGTGGCAGGGAAGGGCGGGTCATGCCTGATTTCCTGATCGGCGCGCATGCCCAGATTCATGCCGATCGTTTACTCGCCCGTGATCGTGGCTATTTGCGGGACTATTTTAAGGGGCTGAAGGTAATCATGCCTGCGTAG
- a CDS encoding endonuclease domain-containing protein has translation MQTKNKDLARAMRHQLTWAEKALWRQLRNRKLEGLKFRRQQPLGSYILDYYCAEKGLVVELDGGQHDFPEERDYDLRRTQFLRNEGLEVIRFWNSQIRENLPWVLELIRQKAGVSGNPSP, from the coding sequence GTGCAAACTAAAAATAAAGACCTCGCCCGTGCCATGCGCCATCAATTAACGTGGGCCGAGAAAGCTTTGTGGCGCCAGCTCCGAAACCGAAAACTGGAAGGTTTGAAGTTCAGGCGCCAACAACCGCTCGGTTCCTACATTTTGGATTATTATTGCGCTGAGAAAGGTCTCGTCGTTGAACTTGATGGTGGCCAGCATGATTTCCCAGAAGAACGGGACTATGATTTGAGAAGGACGCAGTTCTTGAGAAATGAAGGGCTGGAGGTTATTCGGTTTTGGAATAGTCAGATAAGGGAAAATCTACCGTGGGTTCTTGAGTTGATTCGGCAGAAGGCGGGGGTATCCGGAAACCCCTCACCCTAG
- a CDS encoding AbrB/MazE/SpoVT family DNA-binding domain-containing protein — protein MKTIVSEKGQVTIPKALRDALGLVPGVILHLGLSGQKLVGYKEVTLDPIRKWRGRGRLPGKMRTDEYLAKVRG, from the coding sequence ATGAAAACAATTGTGTCGGAAAAGGGGCAGGTGACCATCCCAAAAGCTTTGCGGGATGCCTTGGGCTTGGTGCCTGGAGTGATTCTCCATTTGGGCCTTTCGGGGCAGAAGTTGGTGGGGTACAAGGAAGTGACCCTTGATCCGATCCGCAAGTGGCGGGGGCGGGGGCGGTTGCCCGGCAAGATGCGGACGGATGAGTATCTGGCGAAGGTGCGCGGATGA
- the pstC gene encoding phosphate ABC transporter permease subunit PstC, giving the protein MHINGEKIVKVSLMLVAFSALASLLLIAVFILKEGVPFMFKVGLKDFLLSSDWNPQAGKFGIYPMIIASLYVTLGAMLIGAPLGVAGAIFLNEFVPKPVMRVIKPTIELLAGIPSVVFGFLGVMVLAPMIRSTMGGPGLSVLAAAVILGIMVLPTVISISTDAIAAVPNSYREGALALGATRWQSVHMVILKAARSGIIASIILAMGRALGETMAVIMVAGNTVKIPQAVTDPVRTLTANIALEMANATGLAREALFATGVVLFVVIMILNAIALSAIKTRVRKK; this is encoded by the coding sequence ATGCATATCAATGGTGAAAAGATAGTGAAGGTCAGTTTGATGCTGGTGGCGTTTTCAGCGCTCGCCAGCCTCCTGCTGATTGCGGTGTTCATCCTGAAGGAAGGCGTGCCCTTCATGTTCAAGGTGGGGCTCAAGGACTTCCTGCTCTCCTCCGACTGGAATCCGCAGGCGGGCAAATTCGGCATCTATCCCATGATCATCGCCTCCCTCTATGTGACCCTGGGGGCCATGCTCATTGGCGCGCCGCTCGGGGTCGCCGGCGCCATCTTCCTCAACGAATTTGTCCCCAAGCCGGTCATGCGGGTGATCAAGCCGACCATTGAACTGCTCGCCGGGATCCCCTCGGTGGTGTTCGGGTTTCTCGGCGTGATGGTGCTGGCCCCGATGATCCGCTCCACCATGGGCGGGCCCGGACTCTCCGTGCTGGCCGCCGCCGTCATCCTGGGGATCATGGTGCTGCCCACAGTGATCAGTATTTCCACGGATGCGATTGCGGCGGTCCCCAATTCCTACCGCGAGGGGGCGCTGGCGCTCGGGGCGACCCGCTGGCAGAGTGTGCATATGGTGATCCTCAAGGCCGCCCGCTCGGGCATCATCGCCAGCATCATCCTGGCCATGGGGCGGGCCCTCGGCGAGACGATGGCCGTCATCATGGTGGCGGGTAATACCGTCAAGATCCCCCAGGCGGTCACCGATCCCGTACGGACCCTCACGGCCAACATCGCGCTGGAGATGGCCAATGCCACCGGCCTGGCCCGCGAGGCCCTCTTCGCCACCGGTGTCGTGCTCTTTGTGGTCATCATGATCCTCAATGCCATCGCCCTCTCCGCCATCAAAACCCGGGTGCGCAAGAAATGA
- the pstB gene encoding phosphate ABC transporter ATP-binding protein PstB yields the protein MNSHDMVITVKDLNLFYGEFQALKSVPMEVRRHHITALIGPSGCGKSTLLRTLNRMNDLIPSVRVTGSIRLDGKNIYDSGMDVCALRKRVGMVFQRPNPFPLSIYDNVAFGLKVAGMTDRHQVDEIVERSLKAAALWENLKDKLEQSALELPLDQQQRLCVARLLAVEPEVILMDEPCSALDPMSTGRIEELMLDLKANYTIVIVTHNMQQAARISDYSGYMLLGEMIEFGPTAGIFTSPQDKRTQDYVSGRYG from the coding sequence ATGAACTCACACGACATGGTTATAACGGTCAAGGATCTGAATCTCTTCTACGGGGAGTTCCAGGCGCTCAAGAGCGTGCCCATGGAGGTCAGGCGGCACCATATCACGGCACTGATCGGCCCCTCGGGCTGCGGCAAATCTACCCTGCTGCGCACCTTGAACCGGATGAACGATCTCATCCCCAGCGTACGCGTCACCGGCTCCATCCGGTTGGACGGTAAAAACATCTACGACTCCGGTATGGACGTCTGTGCCCTGCGCAAACGCGTGGGAATGGTCTTTCAGCGGCCGAATCCCTTTCCCCTGTCCATCTATGACAATGTCGCCTTTGGACTGAAAGTGGCCGGCATGACTGACCGGCACCAGGTCGACGAGATTGTGGAGCGCAGCCTCAAGGCGGCCGCCTTGTGGGAGAACCTGAAGGACAAGCTGGAACAGTCCGCCCTGGAGCTCCCCCTGGACCAGCAACAGCGGCTCTGTGTGGCGCGGTTGCTGGCGGTGGAGCCCGAGGTGATCCTGATGGACGAACCCTGCTCGGCCCTGGACCCGATGTCCACCGGGCGGATCGAGGAGCTGATGCTCGACCTCAAGGCCAATTATACGATTGTGATCGTCACGCACAATATGCAGCAGGCGGCCCGGATCTCCGACTATTCCGGTTACATGCTGCTGGGCGAAATGATAGAATTCGGTCCAACGGCCGGTATTTTCACCAGCCCGCAGGATAAACGGACCCAGGATTACGTGAGCGGACGGTATGGGTGA
- a CDS encoding glycosyltransferase: MKPTALHQLVAGFAAGDAISHEALALRAICREAGLASEIYAPANRIAADATESCRPLEAFHPGPDDTVLFHYSITSPATAAFLAPHITDHSPNVGGALRRGDSSLARKIVIYHNITPPEFFAPFDATVARHLTEARQELKAILGQADAIWADSAYNAAELTALGFAQAKVFPLLFRPDEPALPPDPSVLAKFAVPMKNILFVGRIAPNKCIEELITAFAWFHKNIETQSRLLIVGSDRSAPTYYAMLKMYAAELGLDTVFFERFASPAGLNAYYQVADLFVTTSRHEGYCLPLLEAMDKGVPVLARHTGGTPEAMGDAGVLFDDLRTEELAELFGMACFDASFRQTILESQKRRMETLRARPVKEEFLALLGRG, translated from the coding sequence ATGAAGCCTACTGCCTTACATCAACTGGTTGCCGGATTTGCCGCGGGGGATGCTATTTCCCATGAGGCGCTGGCCTTGCGGGCGATCTGCCGCGAGGCCGGATTGGCCTCCGAGATCTACGCCCCCGCCAACCGCATTGCCGCCGATGCGACTGAAAGCTGCCGTCCCCTGGAAGCATTTCACCCCGGACCGGACGACACAGTGCTCTTCCACTACTCCATCACCTCCCCGGCCACCGCGGCCTTCCTCGCCCCCCACATTACAGATCATTCCCCTAATGTGGGAGGCGCGCTACGTCGCGGCGACTCTTCGTTAGCCCGGAAAATCGTGATCTATCACAACATCACTCCTCCCGAATTCTTCGCGCCCTTTGACGCAACGGTGGCCCGGCACCTGACCGAGGCCCGGCAGGAACTGAAGGCCATTCTCGGCCAAGCTGACGCCATCTGGGCGGACTCGGCCTATAATGCCGCGGAGCTCACGGCCCTTGGCTTCGCACAAGCGAAAGTGTTCCCGCTGTTGTTCAGGCCGGACGAGCCGGCCCTTCCGCCGGATCCATCCGTTCTGGCCAAGTTTGCCGTCCCCATGAAGAACATTCTCTTTGTCGGACGCATCGCCCCGAACAAATGTATCGAGGAGCTGATCACCGCCTTTGCCTGGTTCCACAAGAATATCGAGACCCAGAGCCGCCTGCTGATCGTGGGGTCCGACCGGAGTGCACCGACCTACTACGCCATGCTCAAAATGTATGCGGCGGAACTGGGCCTGGACACCGTCTTTTTCGAACGGTTCGCCTCGCCCGCGGGGCTGAATGCCTACTACCAGGTGGCGGACCTGTTTGTCACCACCAGCCGGCATGAGGGCTACTGTCTGCCCCTGCTCGAAGCCATGGACAAGGGCGTACCGGTGCTTGCGCGCCATACAGGCGGGACCCCGGAGGCGATGGGCGACGCCGGCGTCCTGTTCGATGATTTGCGGACTGAAGAACTGGCCGAGCTCTTTGGAATGGCCTGTTTCGATGCTTCTTTCCGGCAGACGATTCTCGAGTCGCAGAAGCGGCGAATGGAGACACTGCGGGCAAGGCCGGTGAAAGAGGAGTTCCTCGCCCTATTGGGGCGAGGTTAA
- a CDS encoding phosphate ABC transporter substrate-binding protein, whose product MTFNHMQKICVLAGLGALTLLTGCGKGREGITMAGSTAFQPFAEKLAEQYMTSHPEVAITIQGGGSALGVQTTLSGTAQIGMADLVKLPSEASSLKSVIVARDGIAIVVNPANPLAALSLDQVRDIFNGKIRNWKQVGGADHPIAVVSREAGSGTRSSFEQIIGKMKLTEDALIQNANGTVRETVAKDANAIGYVSHGLISERIKALTVDGAACTEEAIMSGAYTLVRPIFLLTKPDASPACQAFLDYIQSPEGQELIHKNGLIRAK is encoded by the coding sequence ATGACATTTAATCATATGCAAAAGATCTGTGTACTGGCCGGGCTGGGAGCATTGACGTTACTGACCGGCTGCGGGAAGGGGCGCGAAGGAATTACCATGGCCGGCTCAACCGCCTTTCAGCCGTTTGCCGAGAAACTGGCGGAACAATACATGACCTCCCATCCGGAAGTGGCCATCACCATCCAGGGCGGCGGCTCCGCCCTCGGCGTCCAGACCACCCTGTCCGGGACGGCCCAGATCGGCATGGCTGACCTGGTCAAGTTGCCGTCGGAAGCCTCCAGCCTCAAAAGCGTCATCGTGGCACGGGACGGTATTGCCATTGTGGTCAATCCGGCCAATCCCCTGGCCGCCCTCTCCCTGGATCAGGTGCGCGACATCTTCAATGGCAAAATCCGCAATTGGAAACAAGTCGGCGGCGCGGACCATCCCATTGCCGTCGTTTCGCGTGAGGCCGGCTCCGGCACCCGCTCCTCGTTCGAGCAGATTATCGGAAAGATGAAGCTGACGGAAGATGCCCTTATCCAGAATGCCAACGGGACGGTCCGTGAAACGGTTGCCAAGGACGCGAATGCCATCGGCTATGTGTCGCATGGCCTGATCAGCGAACGGATCAAGGCCCTGACCGTGGATGGCGCCGCCTGTACGGAAGAGGCCATCATGTCCGGGGCTTACACGTTGGTCCGCCCCATCTTCCTGCTTACCAAGCCCGATGCCTCCCCCGCCTGCCAAGCCTTCCTGGACTATATCCAGTCCCCTGAAGGTCAGGAATTGATCCACAAGAATGGCCTGATCCGGGCAAAATAA
- a CDS encoding four helix bundle protein, whose protein sequence is MRDYTKILAWKMADDLVVNIYEASKGFPKDELYALTSQLRRAAYSVPSNIVEGSSRESKKDYLHFLHISRGSLSETHYFIHLATRLGYITEINAAPLSSAAIETHRVLSGLIKAVTRETLDNRP, encoded by the coding sequence ATGAGAGACTACACAAAAATCCTCGCCTGGAAAATGGCCGATGACCTTGTTGTTAATATTTATGAAGCCAGCAAAGGGTTTCCTAAAGATGAGCTTTATGCGCTAACAAGCCAACTTCGCCGAGCCGCCTATTCTGTTCCCTCAAATATTGTCGAAGGTTCATCCCGTGAGTCTAAAAAGGATTATCTGCACTTTCTCCACATTTCCCGCGGATCACTGAGCGAAACCCATTATTTCATCCATCTGGCCACCCGTCTTGGCTATATCACCGAGATAAACGCGGCCCCGCTCAGTTCAGCGGCCATCGAAACCCATCGCGTCCTCTCCGGATTAATTAAGGCGGTGACTAGGGAGACATTAGACAATCGACCATAG
- the pstB gene encoding phosphate ABC transporter ATP-binding protein PstB, whose protein sequence is MEGNVSQHPPIKLSIQDFHVFHDKVEALRGISLEVRANRILGIIGPSGAGKTTFLRALNRLNDLVPEMHVEGRVLLDGQDIYHPAFDVVSLRKRVGMLFALPVALPMSIYENVVYGPRLSGVRDKTRLNDIVERSLKGAFIWDEVKDRLQMSGLRLSGGQQQRLCLARVLAMEEMEVILLDEPCSGLDPISTAKIEEALTILKARYTIILVTNNTKQAARVADETAFFLTGEMVEYGNTEQIFTVPHDTRTNDYVTGRFG, encoded by the coding sequence ATGGAGGGTAACGTGAGCCAGCATCCCCCTATCAAGCTCTCCATCCAGGACTTCCATGTCTTCCATGACAAAGTGGAGGCCTTGCGCGGGATCAGCCTCGAGGTCCGGGCCAACCGTATCCTCGGGATCATCGGGCCCTCGGGCGCGGGCAAGACGACCTTCCTGCGCGCCTTGAACCGGCTGAACGACCTGGTCCCCGAGATGCATGTCGAGGGGCGGGTGCTCCTGGATGGACAGGATATCTATCATCCCGCCTTCGATGTGGTCTCCCTGCGCAAGCGGGTCGGCATGCTCTTCGCCCTGCCCGTGGCCCTGCCGATGAGCATCTACGAGAATGTCGTCTATGGCCCGCGCCTGTCGGGCGTGCGCGACAAGACCCGACTGAACGACATTGTCGAGCGCAGCCTCAAGGGCGCGTTCATCTGGGATGAGGTCAAGGACCGCCTCCAGATGTCGGGCCTCCGGTTATCAGGGGGCCAGCAGCAGCGGTTGTGCCTCGCCCGTGTGCTCGCGATGGAGGAGATGGAAGTGATCCTGCTGGATGAGCCCTGTTCCGGGCTGGACCCCATCTCCACCGCCAAGATCGAGGAGGCGCTGACGATCCTGAAGGCGCGCTACACCATCATCCTGGTGACCAATAATACCAAGCAGGCAGCGCGGGTGGCCGATGAGACCGCCTTCTTCCTGACCGGCGAGATGGTGGAGTATGGCAATACCGAGCAGATCTTCACCGTCCCGCACGACACCCGAACCAACGATTATGTGACAGGGAGGTTTGGATGA
- the pstA gene encoding phosphate ABC transporter permease PstA: MRVPPKVTQAIAVTILGAATVLTVVILLFIIGFVLSKGLPGVNAEFLFSAPKDMGRAGGIFTTLVGTVLLPLVAVAIALPLGVGTAVYLSEYTRETRLTRALRFGTDCLAGIPSIIFGLFGFIFFVVMLKMGWCLLSGGLTLAIMVLPTIIRTAEEAIRSVPNSYREVSFSLGATRWETVLKVVLPNALPGIVTGVMLAIGRSIGETAAVIFTAGSSLRMPSSMFDSVRTMSVHFYILACEGISDEKAYATAAVLIISVLLVNLAAYGMMHHFISRRSR; the protein is encoded by the coding sequence ATGAGGGTGCCACCCAAAGTGACGCAGGCGATTGCGGTGACGATCCTTGGGGCCGCCACGGTGCTGACGGTCGTGATCCTGCTCTTTATTATCGGCTTTGTGCTGAGCAAAGGGCTGCCGGGCGTGAACGCGGAGTTCCTGTTCTCGGCCCCCAAGGACATGGGCCGGGCGGGCGGCATCTTCACCACCCTGGTGGGAACCGTGCTGCTACCGCTCGTGGCGGTCGCCATCGCCCTGCCGCTGGGCGTGGGCACCGCGGTCTATCTCAGCGAGTATACCCGCGAAACCCGCCTGACCCGCGCGTTACGGTTTGGCACCGACTGCCTCGCCGGCATCCCCTCCATCATCTTCGGCCTGTTCGGCTTCATCTTCTTTGTCGTCATGCTCAAGATGGGCTGGTGCCTGCTCTCCGGTGGCCTGACGCTGGCGATCATGGTCCTGCCCACCATCATCCGTACGGCCGAAGAGGCCATCCGGTCGGTGCCCAACTCCTACCGGGAAGTGAGCTTCTCGCTGGGCGCCACCCGCTGGGAGACGGTCCTCAAGGTGGTGCTGCCCAATGCCCTACCCGGGATTGTCACCGGGGTGATGCTGGCGATCGGCCGGTCGATTGGCGAGACCGCCGCCGTGATTTTCACCGCCGGCTCCTCGTTGCGGATGCCCTCCTCGATGTTCGACTCGGTCCGCACGATGTCCGTGCATTTCTACATCCTGGCCTGCGAGGGCATCTCGGACGAAAAGGCCTATGCCACCGCCGCCGTATTGATCATCTCGGTGCTGTTGGTCAACCTGGCCGCCTACGGCATGATGCACCACTTCATCTCCCGGAGGTCCCGATGA
- a CDS encoding ORF6N domain-containing protein, which produces MNQVVKLENLQDRIIEIRGQRVLLDCDVAELYGVETRDINKAVTNNQEKFPEGYIFELTRHEKEGLVENLHRFGRLKHSTVNPKAFPEKGLYMLATILKSRKALQATLAIIETFIQIRQLSRNIRDLRRVQDKTAQKALMQQSGELVAGIFDDELKTSDTETSIELNFAVLKFKHMIKRKKGT; this is translated from the coding sequence ATGAACCAAGTCGTTAAATTGGAAAATCTGCAAGATCGAATCATTGAGATCAGAGGGCAACGAGTTCTGCTTGATTGCGATGTGGCCGAGCTTTATGGGGTTGAGACCCGGGATATCAATAAGGCGGTCACCAACAATCAGGAAAAGTTCCCTGAAGGGTATATCTTTGAGCTGACACGGCATGAAAAAGAGGGACTGGTGGAAAATTTACACCGGTTCGGGAGGCTCAAACACTCAACGGTTAATCCCAAGGCATTTCCCGAGAAGGGGCTCTACATGTTGGCCACCATTCTCAAGAGTCGTAAAGCATTGCAGGCGACGCTGGCCATCATCGAGACGTTCATACAAATCCGGCAACTATCGAGAAATATCCGGGATCTGAGGAGGGTCCAAGACAAAACGGCCCAGAAGGCACTCATGCAGCAAAGCGGGGAATTGGTTGCGGGTATTTTTGATGACGAGCTAAAGACCAGTGACACCGAGACCTCTATTGAGTTGAATTTTGCCGTCCTAAAGTTCAAGCACATGATCAAAAGGAAGAAAGGGACTTGA
- the istB gene encoding IS21-like element helper ATPase IstB, with translation MKLPELLTDLRLAWCGENHEDLAAEAARKQWTHHQFLQHLMEGEWNRLHGNRVARHIKQARFPVLKALDQFDWNWPRKINRPQIQDLFRLGFLKDKGNVVFIGGVGTGKTHLATALACEACQQDHAVLYTSAVDIVNTLVGAQATDRLKACLKRYTRPEILLIDELGYLPIDKLGADLLFQVFSLRYERGSTLITTNKAFKHWPDIFNGDVTITAAVLDRVLHHAESVVIDGPSYRMRERKVE, from the coding sequence ATGAAACTTCCCGAACTGCTTACCGATCTGCGACTGGCCTGGTGCGGCGAAAACCATGAGGACCTGGCTGCCGAAGCGGCCCGAAAACAATGGACTCACCACCAGTTCCTTCAGCACCTCATGGAGGGTGAATGGAACCGACTCCACGGCAACCGGGTGGCCCGTCACATCAAGCAAGCCCGTTTCCCGGTCTTGAAAGCACTGGATCAGTTCGACTGGAACTGGCCACGGAAAATCAACCGGCCACAGATCCAGGATCTGTTCCGGCTGGGCTTCCTCAAGGACAAAGGGAATGTGGTGTTCATAGGCGGGGTTGGAACCGGTAAAACCCATCTGGCCACCGCCTTGGCCTGCGAGGCCTGCCAACAGGATCACGCAGTGCTCTATACCTCTGCGGTCGACATCGTCAACACCTTGGTCGGAGCACAGGCTACAGACCGGCTCAAAGCCTGCCTGAAACGCTATACACGCCCGGAAATCCTGCTGATTGATGAGCTCGGATACCTGCCCATCGATAAGCTCGGAGCCGACCTTCTCTTTCAGGTCTTCAGCCTGCGCTATGAGCGAGGATCCACTTTGATAACAACCAACAAAGCGTTCAAGCACTGGCCGGATATCTTTAACGGGGATGTCACGATCACGGCTGCCGTTCTTGATCGCGTGCTTCACCACGCCGAGTCCGTCGTTATTGATGGACCGTCATACCGTATGCGTGAAAGAAAGGTCGAGTAA
- the istA gene encoding IS21 family transposase, translating into MIDYTTYHRIHELSVRDKLLAGQIATEVSLDERTVRYWLDQESFRPREGIRRESKLDGHKKDIARWLEQYPLSGMQVMRRLREAGYTGGYSILKEYIRQIRPAKVQPHLTLGFAPGECAQVDWGNAGSIAIGNTRRRLSFFVMVLCYSRRLYVEFTLSEAMEQFLACHQNAFRFFGGVPAKIMLDNLKTAVLSHPYGQPPTYHPRYEDFARHYGFEPRACGVRKPNEKGRVENAVGYVKKSFLAGLELHSLSAVQLAADRWRDEVANQRIHATTRQAPDERFKGETLPPLPKSGLYDVGVPRETMTNSQFRIVFDTNRYSVPSKYAGSRVNVRVYPERLAIYHNNVLIASPLRSYERYLDVLDPDHERELIQQRRGAREQAMWQRYLQLGSKAEEFYLQMQERRPNARMHMRKIVGLAEIYGVDAVRLAMEDAFELQVFSSEYIANILEQRQRFRRQEPGVLHVPRAGDMLELELPPADLSIYEEGAQ; encoded by the coding sequence GTGATCGACTATACGACATATCACCGGATCCACGAGTTGAGCGTGCGGGATAAACTGTTGGCGGGGCAGATCGCCACTGAGGTGTCACTGGATGAGCGCACGGTTCGGTACTGGCTGGATCAGGAGAGTTTCCGTCCACGCGAAGGGATCAGGCGTGAGAGCAAGTTGGATGGGCACAAGAAAGATATTGCGCGGTGGCTGGAGCAGTATCCGCTCTCCGGGATGCAGGTGATGCGCCGGCTTCGGGAGGCGGGGTACACGGGCGGCTACAGCATCCTGAAGGAATACATCCGGCAGATTCGTCCGGCGAAAGTTCAGCCCCACCTGACACTGGGGTTTGCACCGGGAGAGTGTGCGCAAGTTGACTGGGGCAATGCGGGAAGTATCGCCATCGGGAATACCCGGCGGCGTCTGAGCTTCTTCGTGATGGTGCTGTGCTATAGCCGCCGGCTGTACGTGGAGTTCACACTCAGCGAGGCGATGGAGCAGTTCCTGGCCTGCCATCAGAATGCCTTCCGGTTTTTCGGGGGTGTCCCCGCGAAAATCATGTTGGATAATCTGAAGACGGCCGTACTGTCACATCCTTATGGACAGCCTCCGACGTATCATCCGCGCTACGAGGATTTCGCCCGGCATTACGGCTTCGAGCCCCGTGCGTGCGGAGTGCGCAAGCCCAATGAGAAAGGCCGGGTTGAGAATGCGGTGGGCTATGTGAAGAAAAGCTTCCTGGCCGGACTGGAGCTCCACAGCTTGAGCGCAGTGCAGTTGGCGGCAGACCGTTGGCGGGACGAAGTGGCCAACCAGCGGATCCATGCGACGACACGGCAGGCCCCGGATGAGCGGTTCAAGGGGGAGACGTTGCCCCCCCTGCCGAAGTCAGGCCTTTATGATGTGGGCGTACCACGCGAGACAATGACCAACAGCCAGTTCAGGATCGTGTTCGATACCAATCGTTATTCAGTGCCCTCGAAATATGCAGGGAGCCGGGTAAATGTGCGGGTCTACCCCGAGCGGTTGGCCATATATCACAACAACGTGTTGATCGCGTCACCCTTACGCTCCTATGAACGTTATCTGGATGTCCTGGATCCCGATCATGAGAGGGAGCTGATCCAGCAACGACGGGGAGCCCGGGAACAGGCGATGTGGCAACGCTATCTCCAACTCGGGAGCAAGGCCGAGGAGTTCTACCTCCAGATGCAGGAACGGCGTCCTAACGCCAGGATGCATATGCGCAAGATCGTGGGGCTCGCGGAAATCTACGGGGTGGACGCGGTGCGTCTGGCCATGGAGGACGCCTTCGAGTTGCAAGTCTTCAGCAGCGAGTATATCGCCAATATCCTGGAGCAACGCCAACGCTTCAGGCGGCAAGAGCCAGGGGTTCTGCATGTGCCGCGTGCCGGTGATATGCTGGAGCTGGAACTTCCGCCCGCTGATCTATCGATCTATGAAGAAGGTGCCCAATGA